The Camelina sativa cultivar DH55 chromosome 16, Cs, whole genome shotgun sequence sequence AATATCTGCATAATCGAACTATTCgctgttaaacaaaaaaaaaataactattcaaaaacagaacataatcAGTTGCACGAAAATTCATCTCTAAGTTTACACGTACtgaaaataatttatgattCATGAGATTATAATAAGTGTTAAAAAGATGATTTGCATCCTATTTAGTGTATTGGCAATCTATATTTTCCAGAAATATGCAGATATTATTAACATGTATGTAAATAAATGTAGTAAACacatttttaatagaaaataataatataatatggaAGTTATATTAATTGGTGAATATCATATATGCCATTACTGTATTGCCAATAAAGTTAAGATATATGTACACTTGTTATTCTAAAATGTAATATACTTAAATACTAATGTTTCATTACATCACATTACAACAAATAATTCAAATCTCTTCTTTAATATGGGGGTTCCACTGGGAAATTAAACAAAGTCATCTGAATCAGACAAGTAACTATGAAGATGAACAACAGAATTTTTAATCAGAAGGCAAGAACATATCATCAAAAACAGAGTTCCCATTCGAAATTAGCCATCATCACTAtcgtcatcatcgtcttcatccTCATGCTCGGTGCTTGGATGGATATGGTACTAACTACACTAAGactctttttctcatttcttttgtcATTTTAGTCATGCAGACATATATATTGACTTTTTCACTGTTTATATAGTTTGTAATAATGTGTAAGAGTATAATCCACATGAACATGATGACGACATCAATATCGACATTTACAAACACAAACATCACGTACCCATTAAACTGCAACACCACACAAACATGTCCTATAAACTACCCAGACGGATTCAAACCAGCAATTATCTCTTCCTCGGAAACTTGTCCTGACTACTTCAGATGGATCCAACAAGACCTAAAAGTATGGGAAGAGACAGGGATCACAAGGGAAACACTAGAGAGGGCAAAACCAAAGGCTCACTTCAGGCTAGTGATTAAATCAGGGAGATTGTATGTTGATCAGTACGAGAAGGCTTATGAGTCAAGAGATGTGCTCACAATCTGGGGGATACTTCAGCTTCTAAGAACGTATCCTGGCCAAGTCCCTGATCTCgagcttctcttcttctgtcaTGATAAACCCGCTATCTGGAAACGAGACTTCGGGCAAGCAGAGCCAAATGCCACGTGGCCTCCTCCGCCGTTGTTTCAGTATTGTGGTCATCGTGAAGCATACGGCGTTGTTTTCCCTGATTGGAGCTTCTGGGGCTGGTAcgtgttttgtttatattaatttacatatatcGTAAATTCCTAATTATAATTTACGTATTagtgttatatgtttttagctacttttcaattttaataattaataattttcggATTGATTTTACCTTTTCCGGATAATGATTTAAGCGGTCTTACAtggcatatatatagaaaatcgGATATTTTTACCACCCTAcagtgaaaataaaattttctaactcttattttgttgttgttatataggCCGGAGGTGAATATAAAGGAGTGGACTAAATTATCTGTGGCGATTAGAGAAGCCAACAAAAGGGTTAAATGGAAGGACAGAGTTCCATATGCTTACTGGAAAGGGAACTCTGGGGTTTCCCTGAAGAGAATAAActttatgaaatgtaatttttcCGATAAGTATGATCCCATGATTCGTCTCTATGAGCAGGTATATAATATGCCCATTTATTTTCTGCATCGagttaaagtttaaaatttgtGGATAGTTTCTATATCCTAAAAAGCTAACTCATGACTTTACTACAAATTAAATCTGATACTATGTTATTGTAATGTCGCGCGGTTTCAGGATTGGGAGAAGGAAAGACATATAGGGTTCAAAAGTTCCAACTTAGAAGACCAATGCACCCATAGGTATATACTATATGCAGTGACTATCTATTTAATACTTTtatgtttaaaaacttttggataattataaacattttcggagatttggatttggatattTAAGGTACAAGATTTACATAGAAGGTCGAGCATGGTCGGTgagcaaaaaatatatattagccTGTGACAGTATGACCCTACTGATTAAAGAAAAGTACTACGATTTCTTCGCAAGAGGTATGAATCCATTAGAACATTACTGGCCCATTAAATCGCACGAGAACTGTGGTGATCTCAAGTTCGCCGTGGAATGGGGTAACAACAACACTGACAAGGTAAGCAACATACAGTGTCCAAGATCTTATATTTGTCTCAATCATGGATGATCTTagttataaatctatatataggGAGACAAGGAAGTGAATACGTGATGAAGAACCTAGAGATGAAGTACGTGTATGATTACATGTTGTATGTGTTGCAAGGCTACGGGAAACTCATGAAGTTGGATGTGACTGTGCCTCAAAATGCGACCGAAGTGTGTTCAGAGACGATGGCTTGTCCGATCACTGACGGTGGTCTGATCAGGCAATGCATGGACGACTCGTTTGTTATGTCTCCGAGCGTCAAGGTGGCTTGTGATTTGCCGCCGCCTTATGGAGATGATGAGCTCAAGAGGTTTTATGAGAAACAAGATAGTGCGGAGAGACTGGTTGAAAAGTGGGGCAATGAGTATTGGGAAGTCAAAAACAAGACACTTCTACAAAGATAGTATGTATAATCTTACCCGGGAGTAACTGGTATACT is a genomic window containing:
- the LOC104749168 gene encoding uncharacterized protein LOC104749168 isoform X2, yielding MCKSIIHMNMMTTSISTFTNTNITYPLNCNTTQTCPINYPDGFKPAIISSSETCPDYFRWIQQDLKVWEETGITRETLERAKPKAHFRLVIKSGRLYVDQYEKAYESRDVLTIWGILQLLRTYPGQVPDLELLFFCHDKPAIWKRDFGQAEPNATWPPPPLFQYCGHREAYGVVFPDWSFWGWPEVNIKEWTKLSVAIREANKRVKWKDRVPYAYWKGNSGVSLKRINFMKCNFSDKYDPMIRLYEQDWEKERHIGFKSSNLEDQCTHRYKIYIEGRAWSVSKKYILACDSMTLLIKEKYYDFFARGMNPLEHYWPIKSHENCGDLKFAVEWGNNNTDKVSNIQFINLYIGRQGSEYVMKNLEMKYVYDYMLYVLQGYGKLMKLDVTVPQNATEVCSETMACPITDGGLIRQCMDDSFVMSPSVKVACDLPPPYGDDELKRFYEKQDSAERLVEKWGNEYWEVKNKTLLQR
- the LOC104749168 gene encoding uncharacterized protein LOC104749168 isoform X1, which gives rise to MCKSIIHMNMMTTSISTFTNTNITYPLNCNTTQTCPINYPDGFKPAIISSSETCPDYFRWIQQDLKVWEETGITRETLERAKPKAHFRLVIKSGRLYVDQYEKAYESRDVLTIWGILQLLRTYPGQVPDLELLFFCHDKPAIWKRDFGQAEPNATWPPPPLFQYCGHREAYGVVFPDWSFWGWPEVNIKEWTKLSVAIREANKRVKWKDRVPYAYWKGNSGVSLKRINFMKCNFSDKYDPMIRLYEQDWEKERHIGFKSSNLEDQCTHRYKIYIEGRAWSVSKKYILACDSMTLLIKEKYYDFFARGMNPLEHYWPIKSHENCGDLKFAVEWGNNNTDKGDKEVNT